DNA sequence from the Pedobacter schmidteae genome:
GAGATCATCTCCTCCCGGATCTTTTTGGGATACTGATAAGAAAAGATTGAGGTAGATTCGGATAAATATAGAATTCCCTTACCATTGGTGTCCAGGTCCAGCATTTTTTGAATGTCTTTTCCAAATAACTTTCTTGGTGCGCCTACCAAACGCTGAACTCCCTTGATATATACATCGGCTGTAAATTCTTTAACTTCGGTAAGATGTGTTTTCCTCTTTTTTATGGCCTGTCGGATAATTTCATAGGCAGGATCTTCTGCGTTGCCATCAATGGTTACTCCCGAAAGGGTATAAGTTTCGGATTCCATAAGCACATCCTGGGTAGTATTTTTATCAATGCCGACCGTTTTTTCGACGGTCTTATAGCCGATGGCACGATATACAATTGTAAATGTACCTTCAGTTATTTTCAGACGATAAATGCCTTCTACATTGGCGGATACGCCTGAGGTGGTGTTTTTCAAGTATACGGAAACGAAGGGAATAGCTTCGCCCCGGGTATCTTTGATGGTGCCACTGAGAATATACTGCTGGGCTGAACTGCTGAGTATACCAACAAATAGGAATAGCATGGATAAAAGATACTTCATGGACTTTGTATATCAATAGTTTAGCCAAAAATACCTATTAGTAGGTATTCTTAGTAATATTTAGCATTATTTAACAAACTAGATTAATGGAAATCGAAAAACGTAACTATCTTTGTCGAAAATTAGTTAGCTTGAGTTTAGTAATATTACGGTCAACGGATATCAACATTTCGCTATAATGTAAATTAAGTGTGGTTTTTGTAATGATAATTCTTTCTTTTGTTGTAGCGGTTATGCTTTTTCTTAAACAGGGATATGTTTTTAGACCGCAGATAATTCAGATAATTTTGGGATGTATGCTGCTGGTTGGCATGGCTTTCCCGGCATTTTCTCAAACCACCGTAAAAGGTACTATTGTAGATAAGCAAACCCGGCAACCTATCCCATCAGTAACGGTTTCTTTTCCTGAAATTAAACTTAATGCAGTTTCAGATAACGATGGTCGCTTTCGTATCCATACCGGAAAAACTGTAAAAATTATCCGCTTTTCGGCCATCGGCTATAAAGCATTTACCTATACATTGCCAAGAAGCGGAGATCATCAGCTACAGATAGACCTGGATGAAAGCTCCAATAATTTGGATGATGTAACCATTGTGGCGCAAAAAAGACCAAGGTACAGCAACAAAAATAATGAAGCGGTAGAAATGATCCGCCAGGTGATTGCCAATAGAGATAAAAACAGACGGGAGCAGAATAATACAGTAGTTTTTAAACAGTACGAAAAGCTTAGTTTGTCCTTAAGTATGGCCGCAAAGCAGGTAGAGCACTCGGCCATTGTGCGTAAGTTTCCTTTTCTGGCGAAAACAGCAGATAGGGCAAAACAGCCAGGAAGGGCGCTGATTCCGTTGTTTATGCGCGAAAAACTGAGCCAATGCTTGGAAACCAAAGACCATTTGAATGACAAAACGAGGGTGCTGGACCAAAAGCAAAGCCGGATAGACCAGTTTTTTGATGAGGATGGTATAGATGAATATCTGAATCAGATTTATCAACCGGTAGATCTTTATGATCATGATCTCGGTATCGGTAGTCAGCGTTTCCTGAGTCCGATTGCCCAGATGGCCCCCGAGTTTTACAAGTATTTTATCATGGACACGGTGAAAAATGTTCAGCCAAACATGGTTCATCTGATGTTTAGCCCCAGAAATAAACAGGATCAGTTGTTTATGGGAGAAATGTATATTCCTTTGGATGGAAAATACGCCGTAACGGAAGTAACGCTGACCTTAAATAAGGCGGTAAATTTGAATTTCGTGAAAGATTTTGAAACGAAAATCAGTTACAAGAAAGATGAACAAGGCAAATATTACATCTCCAATAGTATAATGGCGATGGACTTGGGCCTGTTTAAGGGGAAATATACCATATTTGGCGAGCGTAGTTTGAATACTGCTGACTATAAGTTTGTTGATACAAATTATACTTTTCCGACCGCGCCAATTTTGGCTACAAAAAGAGATGTGCTGGATACCTTTAAACGTCCCTTTGCTCTAACCTCTTTAGAGCAAAATGCTTACAATAATATCGATAGTCTGAAACAATCGCCAAAGTTTAGACGTATGGCTGCATTAAGTGCATTGGTGCTTACAGGCTACCATACCATGGGACCGGTTGACCTGGGGCCGGTAAGTTCTTTTTATAGTTTTAATAATGTGGAAGGAACCAGGTTCAGAATAGGTGGACGTACCAATGCTGTTTTTAGTGATAAAATTGTGCTGGATGGACATGTCGCGTACGGCTTGAAAGATGAAAAATGGAAACATGCCCTAAGCATGTCTTATTCTTTTAAACCGAAAGACCCCTTGCAATTTCCAATACATAGTTTTACGGTAAAACATAGCTTTGAAACCCAGATTCCCGGACAGGACCTGAATTTTTTGGAGGACGACAATTTTCTACTTTCCTTTAAAAGAGGCGTAAATGATAAATGGCTATATAATCAAAAATGGAGTGGGGAATATTTCAGAGAACTGGAAAATCACATCTCCTTTAAGTTTGGATATAGAAATCAACAGTTTAATCCTGCCGGAGGGTTGGTGTTTCAACCGCTTACAGGCAATCCCGTACAAAAGCTACAGCTGTCGGAATTTACAGCTGAGCTGAGGTGGGCACCCGGGGAACAATTTTATCAGGGCAAACGTTACAGGCGCCCTATAAAAAATGCTTATCCTATTTTTACGTTAAGAGGAAGTGCTGGTGTAAAAGATTTTCTAAGTGGCGATTATGATTATCAGAACATCTCCCTGCATGTCTTTAAACGGTTATTCATTTCACCTTTTGGCTATTCAGATATTGTTCTGGAAGGCGGAATGGTTTTCGGAAAGGTTCCTTTTCCATTGCTGGCTATCCATCGGGCCAATCAGACCTATGCCTATCAGATTCAGGCCTATAACCTGATGAATTTTATGGAATTTATGAGCGATCGCTACGCAAGTATCAATATTGATCACTCTTTGAACGGGGCAATTTTGAATAAAGTGCCTTTGCTTAAAAAACTGCATTTAAGGGAAATGGCCTCTTTAAAAGTGCTTTATGGTAGCATTTCTTCAAAAAATATGCCCGACAATGATCCCCGCCTTTATCGCTTTGCGACCAATAAGGACGGAGTGCAAACCTCATTTGGATTGGATAGAGCTCCTTATATAGAAGCGAGTGTCGGAATTTCCAATATTTTTAAATTGCTGCGGGTGGATTATATACGAAGGTTCAATTATCTTGATCATCCAAACGTGACTAAATCAGGTATCAGGGCCCGAATTCACGTAGATTTTTAAATCGCACCTATTTAGGTTACCAACCGATGCCCGGAATTGTATAACTTTGCCTGCATTAACAAATTTCTTATGTATAAAACTCTGCAACCGGTTCTTCAACAAGAGCTGGACCAAATAGAAAAAGACGGTTTATTTAAGCGTGAACGTATCATTGTAACACCTCAGGGCGCTGATATTAAAGTAAGCACCGGGCAGGAAGTGATTAATTTTTGTGCCAATAATTATCTGGGACTATCATCAGACCAAAGGGTAATTGACGCGGCAAAAAAGGCGATTGATCAATATGGCTACGGAATGTCTTCCGTACGTTTTATCTGTGGTACCCAGGATGTACATAAAGAACTGGAAGAAAAACTGTCTAAATTTTTAGGAACGGAAGACACCATTTTATATGCTGCTGCATTTGATGCCAATGGGGGTGTTTTTGAGCCCTTGTTTAATGATCAGGATGCAATTATTTCGGATGAGCTGAACCATGCGTCGATTATTGATGGTGTGCGCTTGTGTAAAGCGAAACGTTTCAGGTACAAAAATGCAGACATGGCAGATTTAGAGCAGCAGTTGATTGCTGCAAAGGATGCACGTCACCGCATTATCGTTACCGATGGTGCTTTTTCTATGGATGGTGTGGTAGCGCCATTGGATCAGATTTGTGACCTGGCTGATAAGTATGAGGCATTGGTGATGATCGATGAATCACATTGTACTGGCTTTATTGGCAAAACCGGACGCGGAACACACGAGCATTTTAATGTAATGGATCGTGTAGATATCATCACTGGTACTTTGGGTAAAGCATTGGGTGGCGCTTCAGGAGGCTTCACTTCGGGTAAAAAAGAAATTATCGATATGTTGCGCCAGCGCTCGCGTCCGTATTTATTCTCCAATACTTTGGCCCCGGCTATTGCAGGTGCATCTGTAGCGGTATTGGATATGCTGAGCGAAACTACTGATTTAAGAGACAAACTGGAACGGAATACACAGTATTTCCGCGAAAAAATGACGGCAGCGGGTTTTGATATTAAACCAGGTGTACACCCAATTGTTCCGGTAATGCTTTATGATGCAAAGTTGGCTCAGGAGTTTGCCGCAAAAATGTTGGAAGAAGGAATTTACGTTATCGGTTTCTACTATCCGGTAGTGGGACAAGGAAAGGCCAGGATCCGTGTTCAGTTGTCGGCCGCACACGAGCAACACCATTTAGATAAAGCTATTGCCGCCTTTACTAAGGTAGGTAAAGCCCTGGGCGTGCTATAAAATTATAGAAATAGCTGTATATTTGAACCCATGTTACAAGATAAGATAACACAATATACCGCAGAAATAAATGCTTTTTCTACGGACAACGCTGATGTATTAGAACAATTCCGCATAAAGTTCCTGGGGACAAAAGGAATCATAAAAGATATCTTTGACGAGTTTAAAGCTGTATCTCCGGAGGAAAAAAGAACACTTGGGAAGGTTTTAAATGAGTTTAAACAGCTTGCTGAAGCTAAGTATCAGGGGCTTAAAGATCAGGCCGAGGTGACTGATGCTTCTAAAGATGCAGGACTGGACCTGACTTTGCCAGGTGAGGGTTTTGAGGTTGGCTCGCGCCATCCTTTGGCCCTGGTAAGGAGAGAGATTGTCGAGATTTTTAACAAGCTTGGTTTTGTGGTGGCCGAAGGTCCGGAAATTGAGGACGATTGGCACAACTTCTCGGCATTGAACTTTCCGGAAGAACACCCAGCACGTGATATGCAGGATACTTTTTTCATCAAAAAAGGAGGTGAAAATGGCGATATTGCTTTGCGCACACATACTTCTTCTGTTCAGGTAAGGATGATGGAGGCCGGGAAACCACCGTTCAGAGCCATTATGCCGGGACGTGTTTACAGAAATGAAGCCATTTCGGCCAGGGCACATTGCTTTTTTCACCAGGTAGAGGGTTTGTATGTAGATGAAAATGTTTCGTTTGCTGACCTGAAGCAGACTTTGTTTTATTTTGTTCAGGAATTGTATGGCGAAGGTACCAAAGTACGTTTCCGTCCTTCTTACTTTCCGTTTACAGAACCATCCGCCGAGATGGATATCTCTTGTACCATTTGCAAGGGAGAAGGTTGTCAGATGTGCAAATACAGTGGCTGGGTGGAGATTTTGGGCTGCGGTATGGTAGATCCGAATGTTTTGGATAATTGTAATATCGATAGCAAAAAATATAGCGGTTTTGCATTTGGGATGGGTATTGAGCGGATTGCAAATCTGAAATTTGAAATTAAGGATCTGCGTCTGTTCTCGGAAAACGATGCAAGGTTTTTAAAGCAATACAAAACTTCACTTATATAATGAGAGGCATTCCCGGCATATTGCTGTTGGTTGTGTTGTTGTTTGTGCGTTGTGGAAAGGAAAATTTGGTCATCCCTAATGTGCCGGTTAACTTTAGCTTGCAACTAACCGATCCAAGACTGCTGAGATTAAGCAGTCCGGGAGGGGCAGTGGCTTTCGAAAATTATGGTGTTGCTGGTATTGTCATATACCGGACACTAAGTGGAGGTTATGTTAGCTATGACAGATGCAGTACGGTAAATCCGGAAAAAAAATGTGCGGTAGTGTTGGATGATCCCAGTTTTACGGTAACGGACAAATGCTCGGGTGCCAAGTACTTGTTGGAAGACGGCAGCCCGGCAAAAGCACCTGCTCAGTTAGCATTGAAAAGGTACAATACAGTTATAGCGGGAAATACAATACATGTAACTAATTAATGGAACCAGAGAAAATAAAAGAAAGCATAGTTAGGGCTGCTAAGGAATTGTTCAGAAAATACGGTTATCATAAAACCAGTGTTAATGAAATTGCCAGAAAAGCACGCATAGCAAAAGCTACCATATACAAGTATTTCGAAAGTAAGGAGCAGATTCTGGATGCAATTCTGATGGATTATCTGGACCTGAACCTGCATGAGATATTGAAAAATAAAGCACAATTTGCAGACGAGGAGGAGCACCTTAAGGCCCTGGTGATGAAAACCTGCAGGTTGACCTATACGGTTTGTAATGAGTTTATTGGTTGGGATTTTGTACGGGAAAATGCCAACTCCCAGGAATTCCTGAAACATTTATCAGATCAGCTGGAGTCGCTGTTGCTATCGGCATATCTGGAGCTTGATCATTTTAAAAACCACCCTTCACGCAGGGAAGGGCTTGCATTCCTATTAAAAGCCAGTAAAAATATAGTGTTTTCTTTTGCCTTTACCTCAGTGAGTGATTCGGATGTTCGCAAGAACTTTGTCAGTTTCCAAAAAGAATTACTTCCCTTTTTAGTGAAAGCCGCTTTATAAAGCGCATTTGCAATAAATTTAACAAACGGATTTCTTTACATAATGTTAACTTGTACCGTTTCGGTATCTGGTATAAAAATAGCTATATTTGTTGATATAATAACTTTTGTAGCGATGAGTAATGAAATTCTGGAAATTTCTGTACTGGTAGAT
Encoded proteins:
- a CDS encoding TetR/AcrR family transcriptional regulator, yielding MEPEKIKESIVRAAKELFRKYGYHKTSVNEIARKARIAKATIYKYFESKEQILDAILMDYLDLNLHEILKNKAQFADEEEHLKALVMKTCRLTYTVCNEFIGWDFVRENANSQEFLKHLSDQLESLLLSAYLELDHFKNHPSRREGLAFLLKASKNIVFSFAFTSVSDSDVRKNFVSFQKELLPFLVKAAL
- a CDS encoding DUF5686 and carboxypeptidase-like regulatory domain-containing protein, producing the protein MLLVGMAFPAFSQTTVKGTIVDKQTRQPIPSVTVSFPEIKLNAVSDNDGRFRIHTGKTVKIIRFSAIGYKAFTYTLPRSGDHQLQIDLDESSNNLDDVTIVAQKRPRYSNKNNEAVEMIRQVIANRDKNRREQNNTVVFKQYEKLSLSLSMAAKQVEHSAIVRKFPFLAKTADRAKQPGRALIPLFMREKLSQCLETKDHLNDKTRVLDQKQSRIDQFFDEDGIDEYLNQIYQPVDLYDHDLGIGSQRFLSPIAQMAPEFYKYFIMDTVKNVQPNMVHLMFSPRNKQDQLFMGEMYIPLDGKYAVTEVTLTLNKAVNLNFVKDFETKISYKKDEQGKYYISNSIMAMDLGLFKGKYTIFGERSLNTADYKFVDTNYTFPTAPILATKRDVLDTFKRPFALTSLEQNAYNNIDSLKQSPKFRRMAALSALVLTGYHTMGPVDLGPVSSFYSFNNVEGTRFRIGGRTNAVFSDKIVLDGHVAYGLKDEKWKHALSMSYSFKPKDPLQFPIHSFTVKHSFETQIPGQDLNFLEDDNFLLSFKRGVNDKWLYNQKWSGEYFRELENHISFKFGYRNQQFNPAGGLVFQPLTGNPVQKLQLSEFTAELRWAPGEQFYQGKRYRRPIKNAYPIFTLRGSAGVKDFLSGDYDYQNISLHVFKRLFISPFGYSDIVLEGGMVFGKVPFPLLAIHRANQTYAYQIQAYNLMNFMEFMSDRYASINIDHSLNGAILNKVPLLKKLHLREMASLKVLYGSISSKNMPDNDPRLYRFATNKDGVQTSFGLDRAPYIEASVGISNIFKLLRVDYIRRFNYLDHPNVTKSGIRARIHVDF
- the pheS gene encoding phenylalanine--tRNA ligase subunit alpha, whose amino-acid sequence is MLQDKITQYTAEINAFSTDNADVLEQFRIKFLGTKGIIKDIFDEFKAVSPEEKRTLGKVLNEFKQLAEAKYQGLKDQAEVTDASKDAGLDLTLPGEGFEVGSRHPLALVRREIVEIFNKLGFVVAEGPEIEDDWHNFSALNFPEEHPARDMQDTFFIKKGGENGDIALRTHTSSVQVRMMEAGKPPFRAIMPGRVYRNEAISARAHCFFHQVEGLYVDENVSFADLKQTLFYFVQELYGEGTKVRFRPSYFPFTEPSAEMDISCTICKGEGCQMCKYSGWVEILGCGMVDPNVLDNCNIDSKKYSGFAFGMGIERIANLKFEIKDLRLFSENDARFLKQYKTSLI
- the kbl gene encoding glycine C-acetyltransferase — encoded protein: MYKTLQPVLQQELDQIEKDGLFKRERIIVTPQGADIKVSTGQEVINFCANNYLGLSSDQRVIDAAKKAIDQYGYGMSSVRFICGTQDVHKELEEKLSKFLGTEDTILYAAAFDANGGVFEPLFNDQDAIISDELNHASIIDGVRLCKAKRFRYKNADMADLEQQLIAAKDARHRIIVTDGAFSMDGVVAPLDQICDLADKYEALVMIDESHCTGFIGKTGRGTHEHFNVMDRVDIITGTLGKALGGASGGFTSGKKEIIDMLRQRSRPYLFSNTLAPAIAGASVAVLDMLSETTDLRDKLERNTQYFREKMTAAGFDIKPGVHPIVPVMLYDAKLAQEFAAKMLEEGIYVIGFYYPVVGQGKARIRVQLSAAHEQHHLDKAIAAFTKVGKALGVL